CAGCGGCGTGACCGTGCCCACCTCCACAAAGCCGAAGCCCATGGCGCCCAGGCCGTCGATGCAGCGGGCGTTCTTGTCCAGCCCCGCCGCCAGGCCCACGCGGTTGGGAAACTGCAGGCCCGCCAGGGTGACGGGGTCGCTAACCCGGGTTTGGCGGTACAGGCATTCCAGTGGCGTGCCCTGGGTGCGGGCAATGGCGTTCAAGGTCAGGTCGTGGGCGGCCTCGGGGTCCATGCCAAACAAAAAGGGGCGGGCCAGGGCGTAGGGGATCAGGGGCATTGGATAATTCCGGGGTTCTGCTTTTAGTTACAACCCCGGATTTTCCCAGATGACAAACCTCATTCCTGCTTTGACCCAAGACGAACTCAAAACCCTGGTCGGCCATGCCGCGCTGCGCTACGTGGTGCCCGGCGAAATTGTGGGCGTGGGCACCGGCTCCACCGTCAACAAGTTCATCGACGCACTGGCCACCATCAAGGACCAGGTCAAGGGCGCGGTGTCCAGCTCCGAGGCCAGCACGGCGCGGCTGCTGGCACTGGGCATTGCGGTGTTCGATGCCAACGACGTGGGCGAGCTGGCGGTGTACATCGACGGCGCGGACGAGATCGACCACCGGGGCCATATGGTCAAGGGGGGCGGCGCGGCACTGACCCGCGAGAAGATCGTGGCTGCCCAGTCGCGCCAGTTTGTCTGCATTGCCGACGAGAGCAAGCTGGTACAGGCGCTGGGCCAGTTTCCGCTGCCCGTGGAGGTGATTCCCATGGCTACGAACCGCGTGGCCCGCCAGTTCACTGCCATGGGCGGCACCGCCACCCTGCGCATGAAAGATGGCCAGCCCCTGGTGACCGACAACGGCCAGCACATCCTGGACGTGACCGGCCTGCAGATCACCGACCCGCTGGCCTTCGAGTCACAGGTCAACCAGTGGCCGGGTGTGGTGTGCGTGGGGGTGTTTGCGCACCAGAAGGCCAGCGTCTGCCTGCTCGGTACGGCCCAGGGCGTGAAGACGCTGGAGTTTTAAGGAAAAAAGGCCGCCCACGCCGATGGAATGGGCGTGAGTAGCTACTAAATAGCTAGCAAGCCTTAAAACTGGATGCCACGCGGGTTGTTGCTGGTGTCGATGGGCTGCTCTTGCGCCGGAGCAGCCACCGGTGCGGCGGGTGCCACGGCCGGTGTGGCCGCTTTGCTGGCGACCAAGGGGCGCGGTGCGGACGGCTTGTAGCTGGCAGGCAGCACCGAGGTCTTGGGGTAGGCCGCCGCATCCAGGTACTGGGTCCATTCCACGTCCGAAAACCCCTTGAGCTGCTGGCCGCCGATGGTGCCAAAGGGCAGGGTGGTGTCGCCGCTGATGCGTTTCAGGGCTTCGCCGTCTTCGTTGGTGTTGACGGTGCGCTCGGTGAAAGGCACGCCGCGCGAGGTCAGCAGGTTGCGCGCGCTGGCGCAGGGGCTGCAACTGGCGCTGGTGTACAGCGTGACCGGGTAGCGCTGCACCACTTCCTTGAGCTCGAACGGTAGCGACGCGTTCACCGCACTGCCGCCAGTGGGGGCCGCCGTGGTCACCCGGGCCTTGCTGGTGGTCGGGGGCGGCTGGTCGGAGAACGACACCTTGCCGTCCGGGCCGACGATGCGGTACACCGTTTGCGCGTGCGTGCTAGCGGCCAGGGCGATGGCGGCACAGGCCAGGGCGGTGGTGAACAGGGGTGTACGCATCGGGTCTCCTTTTTTCAAGCCTCGGCCATGCCTTGGTGGCGCAGCAGTGCGTCCAGTGTAGGTTCGCGGCCCCGGAAGGCCTTGAACGATTCCATCGCCGGGCGGCTGCCACCGGCTTCCAGAATCGTTTCGCGGTACTTGCGGCCTGTCTCGATGCTGGGCAGGCCGTCGGCCCCGGCGGTTTCTTCGAACGCGGCGTAGGCGTCGGCGCTCAGTACCTCGGCCCATTTGTAGCTGTAGTACCCGGCAGCGTAACCCCCGGCGAAGATGTGGCTGAAGGTGTGCACGGTGCGGCTGAAGGCCGGGGCCTGCAGTACCGCCACCTCGTCGCGCACCTGGCGCAGCAGGGGCATGAAGTCCTGGGCCGGGTCGTGTTCGGTGTGCAGCAGCATGTCGAACAGCGAGAACTCGATCTGGCGCAGGGTTTGCAGGCCGCTCTGGAAGTTCTTGGCCTCGGTCATTTTGTCGAACAGGGCGCGGGGCAGGGCCTCACCGGTCACCACGTGGGCGGTCATGTGCTTGAGCACATCCCACTCCCAGCAGAAGTTTTCCATGAACTGGCTGGGCAGCTCCACTGCGTCCCATTCCACGCCGCTGATGCCGGACACGTCACGCTCGTTCACCTGCGTGAGCATGTGGTGCAGGCCGTGGCCGAATTCGTGGAACAGGGTGGTCACGTCGTCGTGGGTAAGCAGCGGTGGTTGACCGTCCACGCCTTCGGCAAAGTTGCACACCAGGTGGGCGACCGGGGATTGCAGTTGGCCAGTATCAGGGCGCAGCCAGCGGGCGCGCACGTCGTCCATCCAGGCGCCACCGCGCTTGCCGGTGCGGGCGGGCTGGTCCAGGTAGAACTGGCCAACCAGTTGCCCGTTGCGTTCAATGCGGTAGAACTCCACCGAGGGGTGCCACACGGGCGCGCTGTCCTTGCGGATGGCCACCTCGAACAGGGTTTCGATGATCTTGAACAGGCCACCCAGCACCTTGGGGGCAGTGAAGTATTGCTTGACCTCTTGCTCGCTGAAGGCATAGCGCGCTTCCTTGAGCTTTTCGCCGATGAAGGACCAGTCCCAGGGCTGCGGGTCGGCCAGGGCCAGGTGCTCGGCCGCAAAGGCGCGCAGGTCGGCCACGTCTTTCAGGGCGTAGGGTTTGGCACGCACTGCCAGGTCGCGCAGGAAGCGGGTTACTTCGAGTGGCGACTTGGCCATCTTGGGCACCACGGATACCTCGCCAAAGTTGGCGTAACCCAGCAGCTGGGCTTCTTCCAGCCGCAGCGCCAGGATCTCGGCAATGATGGCCGAGTTGTCGAAGCGGGTGGCATCGCCCTCGGCCTGGTCGGAGGCGCGGGTCACGTAGGCACGGTACAGGCGCTCGCGCAGCGCGCTGCTGGTGGCGAACTGCATTACCGGCAGGTAGCAGGGCATCTTCAAAGTGAGCTTGTAGCCTTCTTTGCCTTCGGCCTTGGCCGCGGCCAGTGCGGTTTGCTGCACATCGGCGGGCACACCATCGAGCTCGTCCGCCGTGGCGTAGTAGGCAAAGGCATCGGTGGCATCCAGCGCGTTTTCGCTGAACTTCTGGCTGATCTCGGCCTGGCGCTCCTGGATGCGGGCGAATCGCTCTTTGGCGGCCCCCACCAGGTCGGCACCGCTGAGCACAAAGTTGCGCATGGCGTTGTGGTGGGCCTGGAGCTGCTCGGGGTTCAGGCTGGCGGTGTCCACGGCCTTGTACTTGGCGTACAGGCGCTCGTCGGCACCCAGGCGGGTCCAGAATTCGGTAACGCGGGGCAGGGCCTCGTTGTAGGCGGCGCGCAGGGCCGGGGTGTCGGCCACGCTGTTGAGGTGGCTTACCGCACCCCAGGCGCGACCCAACTGCTCGGCACTGACGTCCAGGGCTTTGGAGATGGCCGACCACTGCGCCGGGAAGTCGGGCTGGGTCACTGTTTCCAGCGCGGCATTGGCCTGGGCCAGCAGGGTGTCCATCGCGGGGCCTACGTGTTCCGGTTGGATCTGGTCAAACAGTGGCAGATCAGAAAAGTCGAGCAGTGGATTGGTCATGGTGAAGATATGGCGTTGGGCTCGTTGGATTCAAGGTGCAGCAGAACGTTCCGCCGCTTCCAGCGTATTGACCAGCAGCATGGTGATGGTCATGGGGCCTACCCCGCCGGGCACCGGGGTGATGAAGCTGGCCACCTCTTTGATGCCGTCAAAGTCTACGTCGCCGCACAGCTTGCCGTCAGGGGTGCGGTTCATGCCCACGTCGAGCACCACGGCACCGGGCTTGACCATGTCGGCGGTGAGCACGTTGCGCTTGCCCACGGCGGCGACGATCACGTCGGCCTGCAGGGTCATGGCTTTGAGATTGGCGGTGGCGCTGTGGCACACCGTGACGGTGGCGTTCTTTTGCAGCAGCAGCAAGGCCATGGGTTTGCCCACGATATTGCTGCGGCCAATCACCACGGCGTGCTTGCCGCGCAGGTCGTAGCCGATGCTCTCCAGCATCTTCATGCAGCCGTAGGGCGTGCAGGGCAGGAAGGCCGAGTTGCCGGTCATCAGGGCACCGGCGCTGGCGATGTGGAAGCCGTCCACGTCTTTCAGCGGGGCGATGGCCTCGATGACTTTTTGGGCGTCGATGTGCGCGGGCAGCGGCAGTTGCACCAGGATGCCGTGGATGGCCGGGTCGGAGTTGAGGAATTTGATGCGCTTGAGCAGCTCGGCTTCCGACAGGTCGGCCGGGTACTGCTCCAGTACCGAGTGCAGCCCCGCGTCGGCGCAGGCCTTGACCTTGTTGCGCACGTAGACCTGGCTGGCCGGGTTTTCACCCACCAGGATCACGGCCAGGCCAGGGGTGATGCCGTGGGCCTTCAGGTTGGCGGCGCGTGCAGCGACATCCAGGCGCAGGGTGCGGGAGAGGGCGATGCCATCGATCAGTTCAGCAGTCATGGGTTCAAAGTATCAAGTAAAAACGCCCGCTGATGCTTATCAAACGGGCGTAAGGAGCTATAAATTCAGTAGCGTCAGGTTTTTGGGGCAATCTGTCCCAGGGCAATCTTGAGCAGGTCGGCCACGGTGTTGGCGTTGAGCTTTTCCATGATGTTGGCGCGGTGCGCTTCTACCGTTTTGATGCTGATGCCCAGGTCGTCGGCGATTTGCTTGTTCAGGCGGCCGGCGACGATGCGCTCCAGCACCTGGCTTTCGCGCGAGGTCAACTTGGACAGCAGCGCGCCGCGGCTGGCGGCTTGCTGGTGGTCGGTGAAGGCTTCTTTGGCGTGCTCCAGCATGCGTTCGACCAGGCCTACCAGTTCGTCTTCCTTGAACGGCTTCTGGATGAAATCCATGGCGCCTTTTTTCATGGTGTCCACCGCCATGGGCACGTCGCCGTGGCCGGTGATGAAGACGATGGGCAGGGGCGACTTGCGTTCGATCAGGCGGTCTTGCAGCTCCAGGCCGGTCATCCCACCCATGCGGATATCGACAATCAGGCAGGCCACTTCGCGGGCATCGAAGCGGCTCAAAAAGGACTCGGCCGAATCGAAGCAGCGAACCCGGTAGTCCTTGCCTTCGAGCAGCCATTGCAGCGAATCGCGGACGGCTTCGTCGTCATCGACCACGTACACAGTACCTTTTTTGGGGATCAAACTCATGCAGTCACTCCGGGGTTAACGTAAAAGTTCGGGGGTGTTTGCTGGGCCGCTCTGCGCGGTAGCAGATTGCGCCAGCGGTATCCAGAATGAGAAACGGCACCCTGTGCCCTCGTTTCCATTGTAGAGGTTCTCGGCCTGCATCCGGCCCAGGTGGGACTCGACGATGGTGCGGCACAAATTGAGGCCAATGCCCATGCCTTCTGCCTTGGTGGAGAAGAAGGCTTCGAACAGCCGTTCCTTGACTTCGGGGGCCAGGCCGTTGCCGGTGTCGGCGACCGAAAACTCGATCCCGGCCTTGTCGTTCACCACCTTGGGCACCACCCGCAGCTCGATGTTGCGGTTGGCCGTGGGGCGCTGCGCCAGGTCGATGGCTTCGGCGGCGTTGCGCAGCAGATTCACCAGCACCTGCTCAATCAGGATCGGGTCCACCTGCAACTGGGGCAGGCGAGCGGCCACGTAATGGCTCAGGCGCACGTTGCGTCGGCGCAGCTCGATACCGGCCAGCTCCATGGCCTCGAACACCATGTGTTCCACGTCGGACAGGCTGCGGTTGGGCTCGCTGCGTTTCACAAACGACTGGATGCGCTGGATGATCTGGCCCGCGCGTTGGGCCTGGCGGGCGGTCTTGTCCAGCGCGGCCAGCAGGTCTTCCTGGGCAATGCCCGGGCCTTTGATGCGCGACACCATGCCGTTGCAGTAGTTGCTGATGGCGGCCAGCGGCTGGTTCAGTTCGTGGGCCACGCTGGAGGCCATTTCGCCCATGGTGATCAGGCGGCTGGAGCTTTGGGCGCGCTCGGCCTGGGCGGCAGACTGCTCTTCGGCGCGGCGGCGCGGCGTGATGTCGGTGGCAATCACCATCTGCACCAGGCGGGCATCGACCCAGCTCAGGTAGCGGGTGCGCACCTCCAGCCACTTGCCCAGCTCGGGCACAAACACTTCGGTGCTTTCAGACTGGGTGTCGGTCAGGCTGTCGGTGGGCAGGCCGACAAACGCGTCCACGTCGTCGTCCATGGCTTCGTCGCTGGCCACAATGCTGGGCACGCCCGCTTCGGCCACCAGTTTTTCATGGCCATCGGTCTGCACGCCAAACCAGAGCCGGTACAGCTTGTTGGCAAACAGCAGTTCGTGGCTGTTGATGGGGGCCACGGAAACCGAGGCATCCAGTGCTTCCAACACCTTGGTGAAGCGCTCATACGAGGCCGACAACTGCTCGCGCACCCGGTTGGGCTCGGTGATGTCGGTCATCGAGGTCATCCAGCCGGTTTGCTTGCCCACTGCGTCGATCAGCGGCGAGACATACATGCGCCCGTCAAAGACACTGCCGTCGCGGCGCTTGACCCGTACCTGGAAGCCGCCGGGCGGCGTGCGGCCATTGAGCTCGTCTTCCAGCCGCGCCACCAGAAAGTCGCGGTCTTCCTCGGGCCAGTGCACAAACGGCGCGGTGTGGCCCACCAGGGCGGATTCGCTCCAACCGGTCATGCGGCAAAACGCGGTGTTCACGTAGGTGATGCGGCCCTGCATGTCCAGGGCGCGCATGCCGGTGAGCATGGAGCTTTCCATGGCGCGGCGGAAGTTGGTTTCGGACACCAGGGCTTGCTGGGCCTGCAGGCGGCGGCGGGTGTGCTTCCAGTTGCCGATCAACATCCAGGCGGTCAGCACGCTCAGGGCCCCTACCAGCCAGAAGAGGCCGCTGCCAATCACACCTTGCGAGGTGCGGTAGGCCTGGGCCCGCAGCACCAGGCCATTGCCCACGGGCGACACGGGCACTTCATAAGGCTCGGACTGGCTGGACCAGGGCAGTAACCGTGCGCCCACCATGTGGATGGGCGCGGCATTGCCCGCCAGCACCTGGCCGTTGCCGCCGAGCAGCGCCACCGCGTATTTGGCCAGCACCTCGGCGGGTACTCCGTAGCGCAGCAGGCTCTCATTAGAGTATTCGGCCAGCAACACGCCAGCGAAGTGGCCCCGGTCGGACAGCGGGATGTGCAGTTGCAACAGCGGCACGCCGTCTTGCGTGCCTGCTGGCTGGGCGTACACCGGTTGCTGCAGGTCGCGCGCCAGGCTGAAGGTGCTTTCGGTGTCGCCGCCGGGCCGCAGCAGGGTGTCTGCCGCACGCACCTGGGGCGTGGGCAGGCTGGGCGCGGCGTAGCTGGCCTTGATGCGGCGGCGCTCGTCGATCCAGCTGACGGACTGCAAGTCAGGGTGCTGCGCCACCAGCGATTCCGCGCGGCTGATGAATTCCTCGGTGTCCACCTCTTCGTTGGAGATGTCGCGGCCAATGCGCATCAACTGCTCCTGGCGCTCCAGCAGGCGCAGGCGAATTTGCTGTTGTGTGTATTCCACATCGCGTTTGACGGCCTCTTGTTCGCGGTCGATTTCCTCCAACCGCAAATACATGAAGGACGAGCCGATGGCGGCCAGAAACATCAGCACCGCAATCAGCGGCGCCAACATGGCAAAACGGTCTTGCCGGTGCGGCGTTTGGCGACCCCACCAGCGCTTCCACCAGCGTGCGGGTGCCAGTGCTGCGGGCATTTGAGAGGGTGAGGGGGAGCGCTGTGGCATGGGTGAAGTGTAGGTGACAGCGCTCTTAGACCCCAAAGCCCAAAAAAACTATGCGTGTTTTTACGCAGTTTTAAGCGCTTTTAAACCACATTGTGAAACGTGAATCCATATATTGAAAATTACAAACTTTTGTGCAAAAATAGACTTGCCGCCTTAAAAAGCCGTGCCAAACCCGCAAAATACCGTTACCCAACCTAGGAGACAAAGCATGTCAGCTGTACCCGAAAGCCTGTCAGGAACTGCGCAAACCGATGCAGACAGCCAGGAAACCCGTGAGTGGATGGACGCGCTGTCCGCCGTCATCGAGAGTGAAGGCCCAGAGCGTGCCCACTTTCTTTTAGAGCAGTTGCTGGAACATGCGCGACAAAAAAGCATTGACATGCCTTTCTCGGCCAACACCGGCTACGTCAACACCATTGAAGCCAACCAGGAAGTGCGTTGCCCCGGCAACATCGAGATCGAAGAGCGCCTGCGCGCCTACATGCGCTGGAACGCCATGGCCATGGTCGTCAAGGCGAACCGCCACCACCCCGTAGACGGTGGTGACCTGGGTGGCCACATCGGTTCGTTCGCTTCGCTGGCCCATATGTTTGGTGCCGGCTTTAACCATTTCTGGCATGCCGAGAACGAAAGCCATGGTGGCGACTGCCTCTACATCCAGGGCCACGTGTCGCCCGGCGTGTACGCCCGCGCCTACCTGGAAGGCCGCCTGACCGAAGAGCAGTTGCTCAACTTCCGCCAAGAGGTGGACGGAAAGGGCTTGTCGAGCTACCCGCATCCCAAGCTGATGCCCAATTTCTGGCAGTTCCCCACCGTCTCCATGGGCCTGGGCCCGCTGATGGCCATCTACCAGGCCCGCTTCTTGAAATACCTGCACGCCCGCGGCATTGCCGATACCTCCAACCGCAAGGTCTGGGTGTTCTGCGGCGACGGCGAAATGGACGAAGTCGAATCCCTGGGCGCTATCGGCCTGGCCGCGCGTGAAAAGCTCGACAACCTGATCTTCGTGGTCAACTGCAACCTGCAGCGCCTGGACGGCCCGGTGCGCGGCAATGGCAAGATCATCCAGGAGCTCGAAGGCGAGTTCCGTGGCTCCGGCTGGAACGTCATCAAGCTGCTGTGGGGCAGCGAGTGGGACCCTCTGCTGGCCCGGGACAAGGACGGCGCGCTCAAGAAGCTGATGATGGACACCCTGGACGGCGACTACCAGGCCTTCAAGGCCAACGACGGTGCCTACGTGCGCAAGCATTTCTTCGGCCGCGACCCGCGCACCCTGGAAATGGTCGCCCACATGACCGACGACGAAATCTGGTCCCTCAAGCGGGGCGGCCACGACCCCAAGAAGGTCTACGCGGCCTACCACCAGGCCGTCAACCACAAGGACGAGCCCACCGTACTGCTGATCAAGACCGTCAAGGGCTTTGGCATGGGCAAGAGCGGCGAAGGCAAAAACAACGTCCACCAGACCAAGAAGCTCACCGACGAAGACATCAAGATCTTCCGCGACCGCTTCAATATCCCGATCCCTGACAGCCAGCTGGCCGAGATCCCGTTCTTCAAGCCGGCCGACGACACGCCCG
This sequence is a window from Rhodoferax sp. WC2427. Protein-coding genes within it:
- a CDS encoding response regulator transcription factor; translated protein: MSLIPKKGTVYVVDDDEAVRDSLQWLLEGKDYRVRCFDSAESFLSRFDAREVACLIVDIRMGGMTGLELQDRLIERKSPLPIVFITGHGDVPMAVDTMKKGAMDFIQKPFKEDELVGLVERMLEHAKEAFTDHQQAASRGALLSKLTSRESQVLERIVAGRLNKQIADDLGISIKTVEAHRANIMEKLNANTVADLLKIALGQIAPKT
- a CDS encoding PAS domain S-box protein: MPQRSPSPSQMPAALAPARWWKRWWGRQTPHRQDRFAMLAPLIAVLMFLAAIGSSFMYLRLEEIDREQEAVKRDVEYTQQQIRLRLLERQEQLMRIGRDISNEEVDTEEFISRAESLVAQHPDLQSVSWIDERRRIKASYAAPSLPTPQVRAADTLLRPGGDTESTFSLARDLQQPVYAQPAGTQDGVPLLQLHIPLSDRGHFAGVLLAEYSNESLLRYGVPAEVLAKYAVALLGGNGQVLAGNAAPIHMVGARLLPWSSQSEPYEVPVSPVGNGLVLRAQAYRTSQGVIGSGLFWLVGALSVLTAWMLIGNWKHTRRRLQAQQALVSETNFRRAMESSMLTGMRALDMQGRITYVNTAFCRMTGWSESALVGHTAPFVHWPEEDRDFLVARLEDELNGRTPPGGFQVRVKRRDGSVFDGRMYVSPLIDAVGKQTGWMTSMTDITEPNRVREQLSASYERFTKVLEALDASVSVAPINSHELLFANKLYRLWFGVQTDGHEKLVAEAGVPSIVASDEAMDDDVDAFVGLPTDSLTDTQSESTEVFVPELGKWLEVRTRYLSWVDARLVQMVIATDITPRRRAEEQSAAQAERAQSSSRLITMGEMASSVAHELNQPLAAISNYCNGMVSRIKGPGIAQEDLLAALDKTARQAQRAGQIIQRIQSFVKRSEPNRSLSDVEHMVFEAMELAGIELRRRNVRLSHYVAARLPQLQVDPILIEQVLVNLLRNAAEAIDLAQRPTANRNIELRVVPKVVNDKAGIEFSVADTGNGLAPEVKERLFEAFFSTKAEGMGIGLNLCRTIVESHLGRMQAENLYNGNEGTGCRFSFWIPLAQSATAQSGPANTPELLR
- the aceE gene encoding pyruvate dehydrogenase (acetyl-transferring), homodimeric type, which gives rise to MSAVPESLSGTAQTDADSQETREWMDALSAVIESEGPERAHFLLEQLLEHARQKSIDMPFSANTGYVNTIEANQEVRCPGNIEIEERLRAYMRWNAMAMVVKANRHHPVDGGDLGGHIGSFASLAHMFGAGFNHFWHAENESHGGDCLYIQGHVSPGVYARAYLEGRLTEEQLLNFRQEVDGKGLSSYPHPKLMPNFWQFPTVSMGLGPLMAIYQARFLKYLHARGIADTSNRKVWVFCGDGEMDEVESLGAIGLAAREKLDNLIFVVNCNLQRLDGPVRGNGKIIQELEGEFRGSGWNVIKLLWGSEWDPLLARDKDGALKKLMMDTLDGDYQAFKANDGAYVRKHFFGRDPRTLEMVAHMTDDEIWSLKRGGHDPKKVYAAYHQAVNHKDEPTVLLIKTVKGFGMGKSGEGKNNVHQTKKLTDEDIKIFRDRFNIPIPDSQLAEIPFFKPADDTPEMQYLHERRKALGGYLPHRRVKADEQFTVPSLETFKTVMEPTPEGREISTTQAYVRFLTTLLRDQALGPRVVPILVDEARTFGMEGLFRQIGIYNPAGQNYTPVDKDQVMYYREDKAGQILQEGINEAGGMASWIAAATSYSTSNRIMVPFYVYYSMFGFQRIGDLAWAAGDMQARGFLLGGTSGRTTLNGEGLQHEDGHSHILANTIPNCVSYDPTFAHEVGVILHHGLKRMVEKQDNVYYYLTLLNENYPMPGLTAGTEEQIIKGMYMCQPAANGKGTVQLLGSGTILRESLAAQELLAADWGIAANVWSCPSFNELTRDGQDAERFNLLHPLETPRSCFVADQLAGSTGPVIASTDYMKAYAEQIRPFIPKGRTYKVLGTDGFGRSDFRSKLREHFEINRHYIVVATLKALSEDGTVPAAKVAEAIAKYGIQADKVNPLYA
- the rpiA gene encoding ribose-5-phosphate isomerase RpiA, which encodes MTNLIPALTQDELKTLVGHAALRYVVPGEIVGVGTGSTVNKFIDALATIKDQVKGAVSSSEASTARLLALGIAVFDANDVGELAVYIDGADEIDHRGHMVKGGGAALTREKIVAAQSRQFVCIADESKLVQALGQFPLPVEVIPMATNRVARQFTAMGGTATLRMKDGQPLVTDNGQHILDVTGLQITDPLAFESQVNQWPGVVCVGVFAHQKASVCLLGTAQGVKTLEF
- the folD gene encoding bifunctional methylenetetrahydrofolate dehydrogenase/methenyltetrahydrofolate cyclohydrolase FolD, yielding MTAELIDGIALSRTLRLDVAARAANLKAHGITPGLAVILVGENPASQVYVRNKVKACADAGLHSVLEQYPADLSEAELLKRIKFLNSDPAIHGILVQLPLPAHIDAQKVIEAIAPLKDVDGFHIASAGALMTGNSAFLPCTPYGCMKMLESIGYDLRGKHAVVIGRSNIVGKPMALLLLQKNATVTVCHSATANLKAMTLQADVIVAAVGKRNVLTADMVKPGAVVLDVGMNRTPDGKLCGDVDFDGIKEVASFITPVPGGVGPMTITMLLVNTLEAAERSAAP
- a CDS encoding glutaredoxin domain-containing protein, which codes for MRTPLFTTALACAAIALAASTHAQTVYRIVGPDGKVSFSDQPPPTTSKARVTTAAPTGGSAVNASLPFELKEVVQRYPVTLYTSASCSPCASARNLLTSRGVPFTERTVNTNEDGEALKRISGDTTLPFGTIGGQQLKGFSDVEWTQYLDAAAYPKTSVLPASYKPSAPRPLVASKAATPAVAPAAPVAAPAQEQPIDTSNNPRGIQF
- a CDS encoding M3 family metallopeptidase, whose protein sequence is MTNPLLDFSDLPLFDQIQPEHVGPAMDTLLAQANAALETVTQPDFPAQWSAISKALDVSAEQLGRAWGAVSHLNSVADTPALRAAYNEALPRVTEFWTRLGADERLYAKYKAVDTASLNPEQLQAHHNAMRNFVLSGADLVGAAKERFARIQERQAEISQKFSENALDATDAFAYYATADELDGVPADVQQTALAAAKAEGKEGYKLTLKMPCYLPVMQFATSSALRERLYRAYVTRASDQAEGDATRFDNSAIIAEILALRLEEAQLLGYANFGEVSVVPKMAKSPLEVTRFLRDLAVRAKPYALKDVADLRAFAAEHLALADPQPWDWSFIGEKLKEARYAFSEQEVKQYFTAPKVLGGLFKIIETLFEVAIRKDSAPVWHPSVEFYRIERNGQLVGQFYLDQPARTGKRGGAWMDDVRARWLRPDTGQLQSPVAHLVCNFAEGVDGQPPLLTHDDVTTLFHEFGHGLHHMLTQVNERDVSGISGVEWDAVELPSQFMENFCWEWDVLKHMTAHVVTGEALPRALFDKMTEAKNFQSGLQTLRQIEFSLFDMLLHTEHDPAQDFMPLLRQVRDEVAVLQAPAFSRTVHTFSHIFAGGYAAGYYSYKWAEVLSADAYAAFEETAGADGLPSIETGRKYRETILEAGGSRPAMESFKAFRGREPTLDALLRHQGMAEA